A single Triticum dicoccoides isolate Atlit2015 ecotype Zavitan chromosome 2A, WEW_v2.0, whole genome shotgun sequence DNA region contains:
- the LOC119357578 gene encoding uncharacterized protein LOC119357578, with protein MKQAMVQKDLDLAAAQTEAKEKTALADKKLASVGVLEEDNAKLKTALTEANKEVTRLKKDKVALNEKIEGISLKRNDLEVYLEALAKKLFLILEEFCQNFEEETRRIEIGLDPILSPVGDEAAMNVLRLESRVANVMGYLARLKVEVSRIDSALWPRETLQNDLESLMTRLNGVPGRVQEWNKSSAQCGVDVALSLVCVHCKEAREEKLAAINVANTKRHGFQSFMETFIAAATRIGDGIDLDEFVEPASPPHAE; from the exons ATGAAGCAAGCCATGGTACAGAAGGATCTtgaccttgcagctgcgcagacGGAGGCTAAGGAGAAGACCgcacttgctgacaagaagctggccTCAGTCGGAGTGCTGGAGGAAGACAACGCCAAGCTAAAGACAGCCCTCACCGAGGCCAACAAAGAAGTGACTCGTCTGAAGAAAGACAAAGTTGCTTTGAACGAGAAGATCGAAGGTATTTCTCTTAAGAGAAATGACCTGGAGGTTTATTTGGAGGCACTCGCCAAGAAATTGTTCCTTATACTCGAAG aattctgccagaactttgaagaagaaactagacgGATCGAGATAGGCTTGGACCCCATCCTTTCTCCTGTCggtgatgaagctgccatgaacgtgcttcgACTGGAGTCCCGCGTCGCCAACGTCATGGGTTACCTCGCACGCCTGAAGGTTGAGGTGTCGCGGATTGACTCGGCACTTTGGCCACGGGAGacgctccagaatgacctcgagtccttgatgactcgactcaatggtgtccctggccgagtgcaggagtggaataaGTCATCTGCTCAATGCGGTGTTGATGTGGCTCTGTCGCTGGTttgtgtccactgcaaggaagcccgagaagagaagctggcagcGATCAATGTTGCCAATACCAAAAGGCATGGcttccaatccttcatggaaaccttcattgctgctgccactcggattggtgacggaattgatctggacgagttcgtcgagcctgctagcCCTCCTcatgcggagtga